The proteins below are encoded in one region of Streptomyces marianii:
- a CDS encoding amidohydrolase family protein — protein MSDHPVTERNRPASPCCSPDAEGAAGGAAASGSPGPDGTEALAVRAFWQRLGLPGLIDVHTHFMPERVLDKVWAYFDSAGPLTGMAWPITYRAEEGRRLALLREFGVKHFTSMLYPHKPDMAEWLNGWAAGFAARTPDCLRTATLYPEEGVERYARAAVESGARVFKAHVQVGAYDPNDALLDPVWGLLAETCVPVVMHCGSGPAPGKYTGPEPVGRLLARHPRLRLIVAHMGMPEYTDFLDLAERHQEVRLDTTMAFTDFSERLSPFPAAERVRLADLGDRVLLGTDFPNIPYPYLHQLRALERLDLGDDWLRAVCHGNAAALFSVGP, from the coding sequence ATGAGCGATCACCCGGTGACGGAACGGAACCGCCCCGCCTCCCCCTGCTGTTCGCCGGATGCGGAGGGAGCGGCCGGGGGCGCGGCGGCCTCCGGCAGCCCGGGCCCGGACGGGACCGAGGCCCTGGCGGTACGGGCGTTCTGGCAGCGGCTGGGGCTGCCCGGACTCATCGACGTGCACACCCACTTCATGCCCGAGCGGGTCCTGGACAAGGTGTGGGCGTACTTCGATTCCGCCGGACCGCTGACGGGCATGGCATGGCCCATCACCTACCGCGCGGAGGAAGGCCGACGGCTCGCGCTGCTCCGGGAGTTCGGGGTGAAGCACTTCACGTCCATGCTGTACCCCCACAAGCCGGACATGGCGGAGTGGCTGAACGGGTGGGCCGCGGGTTTCGCCGCCCGGACACCCGACTGTCTGCGGACGGCGACGCTGTACCCAGAGGAGGGCGTCGAGCGCTATGCCCGGGCGGCCGTGGAGAGCGGGGCCCGGGTGTTCAAGGCACACGTCCAGGTCGGTGCGTACGACCCCAACGACGCCCTCCTCGACCCGGTGTGGGGCCTGCTCGCCGAGACGTGCGTGCCGGTGGTGATGCACTGCGGGTCCGGGCCGGCGCCCGGCAAGTACACCGGGCCGGAGCCGGTGGGCCGCCTCCTCGCCCGCCATCCCCGACTGCGGCTGATCGTCGCCCACATGGGGATGCCGGAGTACACGGACTTCCTGGACCTCGCCGAGCGCCACCAGGAGGTGCGCCTGGACACGACGATGGCGTTCACCGACTTCAGCGAGCGGTTGAGCCCGTTCCCGGCGGCCGAGCGCGTGCGGCTCGCGGACCTGGGGGACCGCGTGCTGCTCGGGACGGACTTCCCCAACATCCCGTACCCCTACCTCCACCAGCTCCGTGCGCTCGAGCGGCTGGATCTCGGCGACGACTGGCTGCGCGCGGTCTGCCACGGGAACGCCGCCGCGCTGTTCTCCGTCGGGCCGTGA
- a CDS encoding ArnT family glycosyltransferase, with protein MKPAPHDAYAATASAAPGPRRTSPRPGRAARLWRGRAEDPVWARPALLALLALTGALYLYNLSASGYANSFYSAAVQAGGESWKAFFFGSSDAANSITVDKPPAALWPMALSVRLFGLGSWQILVPEVLMGVAAVAVVHAAVRRRFSAAAGLIAGAVLALTPVAALMFRFNNPDALLALLTTVAVYCVLRALEAARTGWLVWAGVAVGLAFLTKTLQAFLVLPPLALVYAVCAPAPVRRRIGQLALAGVALIVSGGWWVAIVELWPASSRPYIGGSQNNSFLELTFGYNGLGRISGNEVGSVGGGGGGGRPGGWGETGIGRMFGDSVGGQISWLLPAALVLLVAGLVVTRRGGRTDTARAAFLAWGGALLTTLLVFSFMAGIFHEYYTVALAPYIAALVGMGTTVLWEERGHPAARAALAGALAVTAVWAWVLLGRTADFVPWLRTAVLVGGLLAAAGLLFAGRLGRALALGAAGLGLAASLAGPVAYTLSTLGSGHQGSIVMAGPASARGGPGGGPGARGYGGPAADGGGMPLGAADGGGRGQGPGQGAPPGPGPGPGQGQNQGQNQNQGKGQNQGQNQNQGKGQHQGRQAWGEGRAGAGRAGGLLDGPDVGSAVVARLTENASAHTWVAAAVGSQNAAAYQLATEEPVMAIGGFNGSDPSPTLARFQQYVAAGSIHWFIDGGARGGARGGGPGGGSSAEIQEWVQANFPQITVGGTTLYDLTSAQ; from the coding sequence ATGAAGCCCGCACCGCACGACGCGTACGCGGCCACCGCGAGCGCGGCTCCGGGACCGCGCCGGACCTCGCCGCGACCCGGCCGGGCCGCCCGTCTGTGGCGCGGCCGTGCCGAGGACCCGGTCTGGGCGCGGCCCGCCCTGCTCGCCCTGCTGGCGCTGACCGGCGCGCTGTACCTGTACAACCTGAGCGCCTCCGGCTACGCCAACTCCTTCTACTCCGCCGCCGTCCAGGCGGGCGGCGAGAGCTGGAAGGCGTTCTTCTTCGGCTCGTCCGACGCCGCCAACTCCATCACCGTCGACAAACCGCCCGCCGCACTCTGGCCGATGGCGCTGTCGGTCCGGCTGTTCGGGCTCGGGTCATGGCAGATCCTGGTGCCCGAGGTGCTGATGGGCGTGGCGGCGGTGGCCGTCGTCCATGCGGCCGTCCGCCGGCGCTTCAGCGCGGCGGCGGGGCTGATCGCGGGCGCGGTGCTGGCACTGACGCCGGTCGCCGCGCTGATGTTCCGCTTCAACAACCCCGACGCGCTGCTGGCGCTGCTGACGACCGTGGCCGTGTACTGCGTGCTGCGCGCACTGGAGGCCGCCCGTACCGGATGGCTGGTCTGGGCGGGCGTCGCGGTCGGGCTCGCGTTCCTCACCAAGACCCTGCAGGCGTTCCTCGTCCTGCCGCCGCTCGCGCTCGTGTACGCGGTGTGCGCACCCGCTCCCGTGCGGCGCAGGATCGGCCAACTCGCTCTCGCGGGAGTGGCGCTGATCGTCTCCGGAGGCTGGTGGGTGGCGATCGTCGAGCTGTGGCCGGCGTCCTCGCGCCCGTACATCGGTGGTTCCCAGAACAACAGCTTCCTCGAACTCACCTTCGGCTACAACGGTCTCGGCCGCATCAGCGGAAACGAGGTCGGCAGCGTCGGCGGCGGTGGAGGGGGTGGCCGACCGGGCGGCTGGGGGGAGACCGGCATCGGGCGGATGTTCGGCGACAGCGTCGGAGGCCAGATCTCCTGGCTGCTGCCCGCCGCACTCGTCCTGCTCGTCGCGGGCCTCGTCGTGACCCGGCGCGGCGGTAGGACCGACACCGCGAGGGCGGCCTTCCTCGCCTGGGGCGGGGCGCTGCTGACGACCCTCCTGGTCTTCAGTTTCATGGCCGGGATCTTCCACGAGTACTACACGGTGGCGCTCGCCCCGTACATCGCGGCGCTCGTGGGCATGGGCACCACCGTGCTGTGGGAGGAGCGCGGGCACCCCGCGGCCCGTGCGGCGCTGGCCGGTGCGCTGGCGGTGACGGCGGTGTGGGCCTGGGTCCTGCTCGGCCGCACCGCGGACTTCGTGCCGTGGCTGCGCACGGCGGTGCTGGTGGGCGGTCTCCTGGCCGCGGCGGGACTGCTCTTCGCCGGGCGGCTCGGGCGCGCGCTCGCGCTGGGCGCGGCGGGCCTCGGACTCGCGGCGTCGCTGGCCGGGCCGGTGGCGTACACGCTGTCCACTCTGGGCAGCGGCCACCAGGGATCGATCGTGATGGCGGGGCCGGCGTCCGCGCGTGGCGGGCCCGGGGGCGGCCCCGGCGCCCGCGGATACGGCGGTCCCGCGGCGGACGGCGGCGGGATGCCGCTGGGTGCGGCGGACGGAGGGGGCCGCGGTCAGGGACCGGGCCAGGGCGCGCCGCCCGGCCCCGGCCCCGGCCCCGGCCAGGGCCAGAACCAGGGCCAGAACCAGAACCAGGGCAAGGGCCAGAACCAGGGCCAGAACCAGAACCAGGGCAAGGGCCAGCACCAGGGCCGTCAGGCGTGGGGCGAAGGGCGCGCCGGTGCCGGCAGGGCGGGCGGTCTGCTCGACGGGCCGGACGTCGGTTCCGCCGTCGTCGCCAGGCTGACGGAGAACGCCTCCGCCCACACCTGGGTGGCTGCCGCGGTCGGCTCCCAGAACGCGGCCGCGTACCAACTCGCCACCGAGGAGCCGGTCATGGCGATCGGAGGCTTCAACGGCAGCGATCCGTCGCCGACGCTCGCGCGATTCCAGCAGTACGTGGCCGCCGGCAGCATCCACTGGTTCATCGACGGCGGAGCCCGGGGCGGCGCCAGGGGAGGAGGCCCGGGCGGCGGAAGCAGCGCCGAGATCCAGGAGTGGGTCCAGGCGAACTTCCCGCAGATCACCGTAGGGGGCACCACCCTGTACGACCTCACCTCGGCGCAGTAG
- a CDS encoding DUF2797 domain-containing protein, with product MGGERWRCRGLSWGRGIPELRWVRGAETRTSRLAPGREIGFRAVGVRHCAGARGHVCPLGAVVPGRSTGGQCPECARLDRAHSVAADTVADDPQTFRVYLAWFGPGVAKVGITAEERGTTRLLEQGAVAFCWLGRGPLMAARRTEELLRAALGVPDRVPYARKRAMRPLLPAATDERAAEVVELYTRAVSLPGWPEALERTGFEVVDHAREFGLEHMVPPGAAAGGPAVLRVVRELADGGGVAGRLVAAAGPDLHLGTDDGRVTVLDTRLMSGWELVAADPRSVASVPVDELPTGVQDGLF from the coding sequence ATGGGCGGCGAGCGGTGGCGGTGCCGGGGGTTGAGCTGGGGGCGGGGGATCCCCGAGCTGCGGTGGGTGCGCGGTGCGGAGACGCGGACGAGCCGGCTCGCCCCCGGACGGGAGATCGGCTTCCGGGCCGTCGGAGTGCGGCACTGCGCCGGGGCGCGGGGCCATGTCTGCCCGCTCGGGGCCGTGGTGCCCGGCAGGAGCACCGGCGGGCAGTGCCCGGAGTGTGCGCGCCTGGACCGGGCGCATTCGGTGGCCGCCGACACCGTCGCCGACGATCCGCAGACGTTCCGGGTCTATCTGGCCTGGTTCGGACCCGGGGTGGCGAAGGTCGGGATCACCGCCGAGGAGCGCGGCACGACGCGCCTGCTGGAGCAGGGCGCGGTGGCGTTCTGCTGGCTGGGCCGCGGGCCCCTGATGGCCGCGCGGCGCACGGAGGAACTGCTGCGGGCGGCGCTCGGCGTGCCGGACCGGGTGCCCTACGCCCGGAAGCGGGCGATGCGTCCCCTGCTTCCGGCTGCCACGGACGAGCGGGCCGCCGAGGTCGTGGAACTGTACACGCGGGCCGTGTCGCTTCCGGGGTGGCCCGAGGCGCTGGAACGGACCGGGTTCGAGGTGGTCGACCACGCCCGGGAGTTCGGGTTGGAGCACATGGTGCCGCCCGGCGCGGCGGCCGGGGGTCCGGCGGTCCTGCGGGTGGTGCGGGAGCTGGCGGACGGCGGGGGCGTGGCCGGGCGGCTCGTCGCGGCCGCGGGTCCCGATCTGCACCTGGGCACCGACGACGGTCGGGTGACGGTCCTCGACACCCGGTTGATGTCCGGCTGGGAGCTCGTCGCGGCCGATCCCCGCTCCGTGGCGTCCGTGCCCGTGGACGAGCTGCCGACGGGTGTCCAGGACGGGCTCTTCTGA
- a CDS encoding sensor histidine kinase — protein MSGGSRGGWSLRTRLVVSAVALIAVVAAVIGTVTTLALRTYLYGQKDEQLHGVVLRAAGPPPGSKGGGPRGQKPLGFVTGGGAPLGTVGAQVAADGVLGGGVVSTQQNSDVLGPRVTARALTGAEKAVLTAVPRDERPHTVELPGLGDYRVEYRAGGNGAFLVGVPLSEVHSTLATLVVVEICVTAAGLAAAGLAGGALVGVALRPLRRVAATATRVSELPLHRGEVALHERVPEAEADPGTEVGRVGAALNRMLDHVHSALHARQESETRVRQFVADAGHELRTPLASIRGYAELTRRGRERPGPDTRHALARIESEATRMTGLVEDLLLLARLDAGRPLAYRSTDLSPLVVDAVSDARAAGPEHVWRLDLPDDPAVVWADPERLQQVLVNLLANARTHTPPGTTVTAAVRPLECRTAVALEVRDDGPGIPPALLPHVFERFARGDASRSRHAGSTGLGLAIVHAVATAHGGTVAAASAPGRTVFTVRLPLARESGHSQTAHSLGTRR, from the coding sequence ATGAGCGGTGGCTCGCGCGGCGGATGGTCGCTGCGGACCCGGCTCGTGGTGTCCGCGGTGGCGCTCATCGCGGTGGTCGCGGCGGTCATCGGCACCGTGACGACGCTCGCGCTGCGCACATACCTGTACGGGCAGAAGGACGAGCAGCTCCACGGTGTCGTACTGCGGGCGGCCGGTCCGCCTCCGGGTTCCAAGGGCGGCGGCCCGCGGGGGCAGAAGCCGCTTGGATTCGTCACCGGCGGCGGCGCGCCGCTCGGGACCGTCGGCGCGCAGGTCGCGGCGGACGGTGTCCTCGGCGGCGGGGTCGTCTCCACCCAGCAGAACTCGGACGTACTGGGCCCACGGGTAACGGCCCGGGCCCTGACCGGGGCGGAGAAGGCCGTGCTCACGGCCGTACCGCGGGACGAACGGCCGCACACCGTGGAACTGCCGGGTCTCGGCGACTACCGCGTCGAGTACCGTGCGGGCGGCAACGGCGCGTTCCTCGTCGGCGTCCCCCTGTCCGAGGTCCACAGCACCCTGGCCACGCTCGTCGTCGTCGAGATCTGTGTGACCGCCGCCGGACTGGCTGCCGCCGGACTGGCCGGCGGCGCTCTCGTCGGGGTCGCGCTCCGCCCGCTGCGGAGGGTCGCGGCGACCGCCACCCGGGTCTCCGAACTGCCCCTGCACAGAGGCGAGGTGGCGCTGCACGAGCGGGTGCCCGAGGCGGAGGCCGACCCAGGCACCGAGGTCGGCCGGGTCGGCGCCGCGCTCAACCGGATGCTCGACCACGTTCACTCCGCCCTGCACGCGCGGCAGGAGAGCGAGACGCGGGTGCGGCAGTTCGTGGCGGACGCCGGCCATGAGCTGCGCACCCCGCTCGCTTCCATCCGCGGTTACGCCGAGCTGACCCGGCGCGGCCGCGAGCGGCCCGGGCCCGACACCCGGCACGCGCTCGCCCGGATCGAGTCGGAGGCCACCCGGATGACGGGGCTGGTGGAGGATCTCCTGTTGCTGGCACGGCTCGACGCGGGGCGGCCCCTGGCGTACCGGAGCACCGATCTGTCGCCGCTCGTCGTCGACGCGGTGAGCGACGCCCGGGCCGCCGGACCGGAGCACGTCTGGCGTCTGGACCTGCCGGACGACCCCGCCGTGGTGTGGGCCGATCCGGAGCGGCTGCAGCAGGTGCTGGTCAATCTGCTGGCCAACGCGCGTACGCACACTCCGCCGGGCACCACCGTCACCGCGGCCGTGCGGCCGCTGGAGTGCCGGACGGCGGTGGCGCTGGAGGTCCGGGACGACGGTCCGGGCATTCCGCCCGCCCTGCTTCCGCACGTCTTCGAGCGCTTCGCGCGCGGCGACGCCTCCCGTTCCCGGCACGCGGGCAGCACCGGCCTCGGGCTCGCGATCGTGCACGCCGTGGCCACGGCGCACGGGGGAACGGTCGCCGCGGCGAGCGCGCCGGGACGTACCGTCTTCACCGTGCGGCTGCCGCTCGCACGGGAATCCGGGCACTCACAGACGGCGCACAGCCTCGGCACACGGCGGTGA
- a CDS encoding bifunctional glycosyltransferase family 2/GtrA family protein gives MRTDTPAGTTAMGTLPAREHLPVGAAGPPVLDVVIPVFNEEKDLERCVRRLHDHLAGTFPYGFRITVADNASTDRTPLVAVALAASVPEVRSLRLEQKGRGRALRAVWAASDAPVLAYMDVDLSTDLNALLPLVAPLISGHSDLAIGSRLTRSSRVVRGAKREFVSRTYNLILRGSLAARFSDAQCGFKAIRREVAERLLPMVEDTGWFFDTELLVLAERAGLRIHEVPVDWVDDPDSTVHIVRTAVDDLKGVLRVGRALAVGALPLDRLARPFGDDPRDGRIDGVPGGLARQLVGFCAVGALSTLCYLLLYSVFRAGAGPQTANAAALLLSAVANTAANRRLTFGVRGRERVVRHQAQGLVVFGIGLALTSGSLAALDAAAGSPSHGTELAVLVVANLAATVLRFLLFRAWVFPDRRALPRPRPTSVMAPDAPTPVTAPAARTAGTTTGGRR, from the coding sequence ATGCGAACCGACACCCCGGCGGGCACCACCGCCATGGGCACCCTGCCGGCACGGGAGCATCTGCCCGTGGGCGCGGCGGGCCCGCCCGTGCTCGATGTGGTCATCCCCGTCTTCAACGAGGAGAAGGACCTGGAGCGGTGCGTACGCCGGCTCCACGACCATCTCGCCGGCACCTTTCCGTACGGCTTCCGGATCACCGTCGCGGACAACGCCAGCACCGACCGCACCCCCCTGGTGGCGGTGGCGCTCGCGGCCTCGGTCCCGGAAGTCCGGTCCCTCCGACTGGAGCAGAAGGGACGCGGCCGTGCGCTGCGGGCCGTGTGGGCGGCGTCCGACGCGCCCGTGCTGGCGTACATGGACGTCGATCTGTCCACCGACCTCAACGCGCTGCTGCCCCTGGTCGCCCCGCTGATCTCCGGGCACTCGGACCTGGCGATCGGCTCGCGGCTCACGCGGTCGTCGCGGGTGGTGCGCGGGGCGAAGCGGGAGTTCGTCTCCCGTACGTACAACCTGATCCTGCGCGGTTCGCTGGCCGCACGGTTCTCCGACGCGCAGTGCGGGTTCAAGGCGATACGGCGCGAGGTGGCCGAGCGCCTGCTGCCGATGGTCGAGGACACCGGCTGGTTCTTCGACACGGAGCTGCTGGTGCTTGCCGAGCGAGCGGGACTGCGGATCCACGAGGTACCCGTGGACTGGGTCGACGACCCGGACTCCACCGTGCACATCGTGCGCACGGCCGTCGACGACCTGAAGGGCGTGCTGCGGGTCGGACGGGCGCTGGCGGTCGGGGCGCTCCCCCTGGACCGGCTCGCACGCCCGTTCGGCGACGACCCGAGGGACGGCCGGATCGACGGAGTCCCCGGTGGGCTGGCCCGGCAACTGGTCGGCTTCTGCGCGGTCGGCGCGCTCTCGACGCTCTGCTACCTCCTGCTGTACTCGGTGTTCCGCGCCGGTGCGGGGCCGCAGACGGCGAACGCCGCCGCGCTGCTGCTCTCGGCCGTCGCCAACACGGCGGCGAACCGGCGACTGACCTTCGGTGTGCGCGGGCGCGAGCGGGTGGTGCGCCACCAGGCCCAGGGGCTGGTGGTCTTCGGTATCGGACTCGCCCTCACCAGCGGTTCCCTCGCCGCGCTGGACGCCGCGGCCGGCAGTCCCTCCCACGGCACCGAGCTGGCCGTCCTGGTCGTGGCGAACCTCGCGGCCACCGTGCTGCGCTTCCTGCTCTTCCGCGCCTGGGTCTTTCCCGACCGCCGTGCCCTGCCGCGCCCGCGCCCGACGTCCGTCATGGCTCCGGATGCCCCCACGCCCGTCACAGCGCCCGCTGCCCGTACCGCCGGCACGACCACGGGAGGTCGACGATGA
- a CDS encoding response regulator transcription factor, giving the protein MTTTTARGRSGLRRTDGGPVRVLVVDDESSLTELLSMALRYEGWEVRSAGDGAGAVRAARAFRPDAVVLDVMLPDMDGLTVLGRLRSELPDVPVLFLTARDAVEDRIAGLTAGGDDYVTKPFSLEEVVARLRGLIRRSATAAAARDESLLVVGDLTLDEDSHEVTRGGTPIHLTATEFELLRYLMRNPRRVLSKAQILDRVWSYDFGGQANVVELYISYLRRKIDAGRTPMIHTRRGAGYLIKSGD; this is encoded by the coding sequence ATGACGACGACCACGGCCCGGGGACGGTCCGGACTGCGCAGGACCGACGGCGGCCCCGTACGGGTCCTTGTCGTGGACGACGAGTCCTCCCTCACCGAGCTGCTCTCGATGGCCCTGCGCTACGAGGGGTGGGAGGTGCGCAGCGCGGGCGACGGGGCCGGCGCGGTGCGCGCGGCCCGCGCCTTCCGGCCCGACGCCGTCGTCCTCGACGTGATGCTGCCCGACATGGACGGGCTGACCGTCCTCGGCAGGCTCCGGAGCGAACTCCCCGACGTACCGGTGCTGTTCCTGACGGCCCGGGACGCCGTCGAGGACCGGATCGCAGGCCTCACGGCAGGTGGTGACGACTACGTGACCAAGCCGTTCAGTCTGGAGGAGGTCGTGGCACGGCTTCGCGGGCTGATCCGGCGGTCCGCGACGGCGGCCGCCGCGCGGGACGAGTCGCTGCTCGTCGTCGGTGACCTGACGCTCGACGAGGACAGCCACGAGGTGACCCGTGGCGGTACGCCGATCCACCTCACGGCGACGGAGTTCGAGCTGCTGCGCTATCTGATGCGCAACCCCCGGCGGGTGCTCAGCAAGGCGCAGATCCTGGACCGGGTGTGGTCGTACGACTTCGGCGGCCAGGCCAACGTGGTCGAGCTCTACATCTCCTATCTGCGGCGCAAGATCGACGCGGGACGCACCCCGATGATCCACACCCGGCGCGGTGCGGGATATCTGATCAAGTCCGGTGACTAG